Proteins encoded in a region of the Zea mays cultivar B73 chromosome 2, Zm-B73-REFERENCE-NAM-5.0, whole genome shotgun sequence genome:
- the LOC100240696 gene encoding autophagy-related 8c, translating to MAKTSSFKLEHPLEKRQSEANRIREKYPDRIPVIVEKAERSDIPDIDKKKYLVPADLTVGQFVYVVRKRIKLSAEKAIFIFVKNTLPPTAALMSSIYEENKDEDGFLYMTYSGENTFGLL from the exons ATGGCCAAGACGAGCTCGTTCAAGCTGGAGCACCCCCTTG AGAAGAGGCAGTCTGAGGCTAATCGGATCAGAGAGAAGTACCCTGACAGAATTCCA GTGATTGTTGAGAAGGCTGAGAGGAGTGACATTCCTGACATCGACAAGAAAAA GTACCTCGTCCCTGCTGATCTTACGGTTggacaattcgtgtatgttgttAGGAAGAGAATCAAGCTCAGTGCTGAGAAAGCTATCTTCATCTTTGTGAAGAACACCCTTCCACCAACAG CTGCTCTGATGTCTTCAATCTATGAAGAGAACAAGGATGAGGATGGATTCCTCTACATGACCTACAGTGGTGAGAACACCTTCGGGCTCCTCTAG
- the LOC100279332 gene encoding Aminomethyltransferase, mitochondrial-like: protein MRGLLACATLARRAAASSAPARVRHLAGAAEAAEAELKRTALYDFHVAHGGKMVPFAGWSMPIQYRDSIMDSTVNCRANGSLFDVAHMCGLSLKGRGAIPFLESLVVADVAALRDGTGTLTVFTNEQGGAIDDSVIAKVTDHHIYLVVNAGCRDKDLAHIEAHMEAFNKKGGDVKWHIHDDRSLLALQGPLAAPTLQLLTKEDLSKMYFSDFKMIDINGYACFLTRTGYTGEDGFEISVPSENAVDLAEAILERSEGKVRLTGLGARDSLRLEAGLCLYGNDMEQHITPVEAGLSWAIGKRRRAEGGFLGADVILKQLQEGPKIRRVGMVTQGPPARSHSELVSGSGERIGEVTSGGFSPCLKKNIAMGYVKSGMHKAGTELKVVVRGKSYDAVVTKMPFVPTKYYKPS from the exons ATGAGAGGCCTCCTCGCGTGCGCCACCCtcgcccgccgcgccgccgcctcctccGCGCCCGCGCGCGTCCGCCACCTGGCGGGCGCCGCGGAGGCGGCGGAGGCCGAGCTCAAGAGGACGGCGCTCTACGACTTCCACGTCGCCCACGGCGGCAAGATGGTGCCGTTCGCCGGCTGGAGCATGCCCATCCAGTACAGGGACTCCATCATGGACTCCACCGTCAACTGCCGCGCCAACGGCAGCCTCTTCGACGTCGCCCACATGTGCGGCCTCAGCCTCAAGGGCCGCGGGGCCATCCCCTTCCTCGAGTCCCTCGTCGTCGCCGACGTCGCCGCGCTCAGGGACGGCACCGGCACCCTCACCGTCTTCACCAACGAGCAGGGCGGCGCCATCGACGACTCCGTCATCGCCAAGGTCACCGACCACCACATCTACCTCGTCGTCAACGCCGGATGCAGGGACAAGGACCTCGCCCACATCGAGGCGCACATGGAGGCCTTCAACAAGAAGGGCGGGGACGTCAAGTGGCACATCCACGACGACCGATCGCTGCTCGCATTGCAG GGTCCTCTTGCTGCACCTACTCTGCAGTTGCTGACGAAAGAAGATTTGAGCAAAATGTACTTCAGTGACTTCAAGATGATTGACATCAATGGATATGCATGCTTTCTGACGAGAACTGG CTACACCGGCGAAGATGGTTTTGAGATCTCTGTTCCGTCAGAGAATGCAGTGGATCTTGCAGAGGCCATCCTAGAGAGATCGGAAGGCAAGGTGCGGCTGACCGGCTTGGGCGCCCGTGACAGTCTCCGACTGGAGGCAGGCCTGTGCCTGTACGGCAACGACATGGAGCAGCACATCACGCCGGTGGAAGCCGGCCTCTCATGGGCGATCGGCAAGAGGAGGAGGGCAGAGGGCGGTTTCCTGGGCGCAGACGTGATCCTGAAGCAGCTCCAGGAAGGGCCAAAGATCAGGCGCGTGGGCATGGTCACGCAGGGGCCGCCCGCGCGGAGCCACAGCGAGCTGGTGAGCGGCTCGGGGGAGAGGATCGGCGAGGTGACCAGCGGAGGGTTCAGCCCGTGCCTGAAGAAGAACATCGCTATGGGCTACGTGAAGTCGGGAATGCACAAGGCTGGGACGGAGTTGAAGGTGGTCGTTCGCGGGAAGTCCTACGACGCCGTGGTCACCAAGATGCCGTTCGTGCCCACCAAGTACTACAAGCCCTCGTAG
- the LOC100280752 gene encoding signal recognition particle 14 kDa protein: protein MVVLQPDRFLSELTSMYERSTEKGSVWVTMKRSTLKGKAQLRKMENKGQEVEHRCLVRASNGKKNISTSVSLKEYTKFQASYATVLKAHMHALKKRERKDKKKTADAEKAIETAPKKQKKASSKKSSGSKS, encoded by the exons ATG GTGGTCCTTCAACCAGATCGGTTCCTGAGCGAGCTGACGAGCATGTACGAGCGGAGCACGGAGAAGGGCTCCGTCTGGGTCACCATGAAGCGAT CAACTCTCAAGGGCAAGGCACAGTTGCGGAAGATGGAGAATAAGGGGCAGGAGGTAGAGCACAGGTGCCTCGTCCGCGCCTCCAATGGCAAGAAGAACATCTCCACCTCG GTTTCTCTAAAGGAGTACACAAAGTTTCAAGCTTCATACGCAACAGTTCTTAAGGCCCATATGCATGCTCTGAAGAAAAGGGAGAGGAAAGACAAGAAGAAGACTGCAGATGCTGAGAAGGCAATTGAGACCGCacccaagaagcagaagaaagcaTCTTCAAAGAAATCTTCAGGGTCCAAGTCATAA
- the LOC100285987 gene encoding peroxisomal (S)-2-hydroxy-acid oxidase GLO2 isoform X4, which yields MALITNVSDYEELAKQKLPKMVYDFYAGGAEDQWTLKENKEAFSKILFRPRVLIDVSHIDMSTSILGYKISMPIMVAPTALHKLAHQEGEVASAQAAAAAGTIMTLSSWSSCSIEEVSSIAPGLRFFQLSVFKDRDIVQQLVRRAENAGYKAIAVTVDAPRLGRREADVRNRLPENVVLKCFEGLDLSKMDKTKGSGLAAYATSQIDSSLSWKDIKWLQTITGLPILVKGVITAEDARIAIECGVAGIIVSNHGGRQLDYLPATISCLEEVVREAKGRRVPVFLDGGIRRGTDVFKALALGASGVFIGRPVLFALAVDGRAGVRNALRMLRDELEITMALSGCASLKDITRDRVITERDMIRRSRI from the exons ATGGCGTTGATCACGAATGTCTCTGACTATGAGGAGCTTGCAAAGCAGAAGCTGCCTAAGATGGTTTATGACTTCTATGCCGGGGGTGCAGAAGACCAGTGGACACTCAAGGAGAATAAGGAGGCATTCTCCAAGATTCT GTTTCGACCACGGGTGCTGATTGATGTGTCTCATATTGACATGTCTACAAGTATATTGGGTTACAAAATTTCCATGCCTATTATGGTGGCTCCCACTGCTTTGCACAAACTAGCCCACCAAGAAG GAGAGGTTGCTTCTGCCCAGGCAGCAGCTGCTGCAGGAACTATAATG ACGTTGTCTTCATGGTCATCTTGCAGCATTGAGGAAGTTAGCTCAATTGCACCAGGACTCCGTTTCTTCCAACTTTCA GTATTCAAGGATAGGGATATCGTGCAACAGCTTGTCAGAAGGGCTGAAAATGCTGGCTATAAGGCAATCGCCGTCACTGTCGACGCTCCACGCCTTGGTCGCAGGGAAGCCGATGTCAGGAACAG GCTGCCTGAAAATGTGGTGTTGAAGTGCTTTGAAGGACTGGATCTCAGCAAGATGGACAAG ACTAAGGGTTCAGGCCTTGCTGCTTACGCCACTAGCCAGATTGACAGCTCTCTTTCTTGGAAG GATATCAAGTGGCTACAGACGATTACCGGGCTGCCTATCTTAGTGAAAGGAGTCATAACAGCAGAAGATG CTCGAATTGCTATCGAATGCGGTGTCGCCGGCATTATCGTGTCCAACCACGGGGGCCGCCAGCTAGACTATCTTCCTGCAACCATCAGCTGCCTGGAAGAG GTTGTGAGAGAAGCGAAGGGCCGCCGTGTGCCTGTGTTCCTCGACGGCGGCATCCGCCGTGGCACTGACGTGTTCAAGGCCTTGGCGCTGGGAGCCTCAGGAGTGTTT ATTGGAAGGCCCGTACTGTTCGCCCTCGCCGTGGACGGCAGGGCAGGGGTGAGGAATGCGCTGCGGATGCTGAGGGATGAGCTCGAGATCACCATGGCGCTGAGCGGCTGCGCGTCGCTGAAAGATATCACCCGCGATCGCGTTATCACTGAGCGCGACATGATCCGTCGCTCTCGGATATAG
- the LOC100285987 gene encoding peroxisomal (S)-2-hydroxy-acid oxidase GLO2 isoform X2 → MALITNVSDYEELAKQKLPKMVYDFYAGGAEDQWTLKENKEAFSKILFRPRVLIDVSHIDMSTSILGYKISMPIMVAPTALHKLAHQEGEVASAQAAAAAGTIMTLSSWSSCSIEEVSSIAPGLRFFQLSVFKDRDIVQQLVRRAENAGYKAIAVTVDAPRLGRREADVRNRLPENVVLKCFEGLDLSKMDKTKGSGLAAYATSQIDSSLSWKDIKWLQTITGLPILVKGVITAEDARIAIECGVAGIIVSNHGGRQLDYLPATISCLEEGKLQVVREAKGRRVPVFLDGGIRRGTDVFKALALGASGVFIGRPVLFALAVDGRAGVRNALRMLRDELEITMALSGCASLKDITRDRVITERDMIRRSRI, encoded by the exons ATGGCGTTGATCACGAATGTCTCTGACTATGAGGAGCTTGCAAAGCAGAAGCTGCCTAAGATGGTTTATGACTTCTATGCCGGGGGTGCAGAAGACCAGTGGACACTCAAGGAGAATAAGGAGGCATTCTCCAAGATTCT GTTTCGACCACGGGTGCTGATTGATGTGTCTCATATTGACATGTCTACAAGTATATTGGGTTACAAAATTTCCATGCCTATTATGGTGGCTCCCACTGCTTTGCACAAACTAGCCCACCAAGAAG GAGAGGTTGCTTCTGCCCAGGCAGCAGCTGCTGCAGGAACTATAATG ACGTTGTCTTCATGGTCATCTTGCAGCATTGAGGAAGTTAGCTCAATTGCACCAGGACTCCGTTTCTTCCAACTTTCA GTATTCAAGGATAGGGATATCGTGCAACAGCTTGTCAGAAGGGCTGAAAATGCTGGCTATAAGGCAATCGCCGTCACTGTCGACGCTCCACGCCTTGGTCGCAGGGAAGCCGATGTCAGGAACAG GCTGCCTGAAAATGTGGTGTTGAAGTGCTTTGAAGGACTGGATCTCAGCAAGATGGACAAG ACTAAGGGTTCAGGCCTTGCTGCTTACGCCACTAGCCAGATTGACAGCTCTCTTTCTTGGAAG GATATCAAGTGGCTACAGACGATTACCGGGCTGCCTATCTTAGTGAAAGGAGTCATAACAGCAGAAGATG CTCGAATTGCTATCGAATGCGGTGTCGCCGGCATTATCGTGTCCAACCACGGGGGCCGCCAGCTAGACTATCTTCCTGCAACCATCAGCTGCCTGGAAGAG GGGAAACTTCAGGTTGTGAGAGAAGCGAAGGGCCGCCGTGTGCCTGTGTTCCTCGACGGCGGCATCCGCCGTGGCACTGACGTGTTCAAGGCCTTGGCGCTGGGAGCCTCAGGAGTGTTT ATTGGAAGGCCCGTACTGTTCGCCCTCGCCGTGGACGGCAGGGCAGGGGTGAGGAATGCGCTGCGGATGCTGAGGGATGAGCTCGAGATCACCATGGCGCTGAGCGGCTGCGCGTCGCTGAAAGATATCACCCGCGATCGCGTTATCACTGAGCGCGACATGATCCGTCGCTCTCGGATATAG
- the LOC100285987 gene encoding peroxisomal (S)-2-hydroxy-acid oxidase GLO2 isoform X1 yields the protein MALITNVSDYEELAKQKLPKMVYDFYAGGAEDQWTLKENKEAFSKILFRPRVLIDVSHIDMSTSILGYKISMPIMVAPTALHKLAHQEGEVASAQAAAAAGTIMTLSSWSSCSIEEVSSIAPGLRFFQLSVFKDRDIVQQLVRRAENAGYKAIAVTVDAPRLGRREADVRNRFRLPENVVLKCFEGLDLSKMDKTKGSGLAAYATSQIDSSLSWKDIKWLQTITGLPILVKGVITAEDARIAIECGVAGIIVSNHGGRQLDYLPATISCLEEGKLQVVREAKGRRVPVFLDGGIRRGTDVFKALALGASGVFIGRPVLFALAVDGRAGVRNALRMLRDELEITMALSGCASLKDITRDRVITERDMIRRSRI from the exons ATGGCGTTGATCACGAATGTCTCTGACTATGAGGAGCTTGCAAAGCAGAAGCTGCCTAAGATGGTTTATGACTTCTATGCCGGGGGTGCAGAAGACCAGTGGACACTCAAGGAGAATAAGGAGGCATTCTCCAAGATTCT GTTTCGACCACGGGTGCTGATTGATGTGTCTCATATTGACATGTCTACAAGTATATTGGGTTACAAAATTTCCATGCCTATTATGGTGGCTCCCACTGCTTTGCACAAACTAGCCCACCAAGAAG GAGAGGTTGCTTCTGCCCAGGCAGCAGCTGCTGCAGGAACTATAATG ACGTTGTCTTCATGGTCATCTTGCAGCATTGAGGAAGTTAGCTCAATTGCACCAGGACTCCGTTTCTTCCAACTTTCA GTATTCAAGGATAGGGATATCGTGCAACAGCTTGTCAGAAGGGCTGAAAATGCTGGCTATAAGGCAATCGCCGTCACTGTCGACGCTCCACGCCTTGGTCGCAGGGAAGCCGATGTCAGGAACAG ATTCAGGCTGCCTGAAAATGTGGTGTTGAAGTGCTTTGAAGGACTGGATCTCAGCAAGATGGACAAG ACTAAGGGTTCAGGCCTTGCTGCTTACGCCACTAGCCAGATTGACAGCTCTCTTTCTTGGAAG GATATCAAGTGGCTACAGACGATTACCGGGCTGCCTATCTTAGTGAAAGGAGTCATAACAGCAGAAGATG CTCGAATTGCTATCGAATGCGGTGTCGCCGGCATTATCGTGTCCAACCACGGGGGCCGCCAGCTAGACTATCTTCCTGCAACCATCAGCTGCCTGGAAGAG GGGAAACTTCAGGTTGTGAGAGAAGCGAAGGGCCGCCGTGTGCCTGTGTTCCTCGACGGCGGCATCCGCCGTGGCACTGACGTGTTCAAGGCCTTGGCGCTGGGAGCCTCAGGAGTGTTT ATTGGAAGGCCCGTACTGTTCGCCCTCGCCGTGGACGGCAGGGCAGGGGTGAGGAATGCGCTGCGGATGCTGAGGGATGAGCTCGAGATCACCATGGCGCTGAGCGGCTGCGCGTCGCTGAAAGATATCACCCGCGATCGCGTTATCACTGAGCGCGACATGATCCGTCGCTCTCGGATATAG
- the LOC100285987 gene encoding Peroxisomal (S)-2-hydroxy-acid oxidase GLO2 isoform 1 (isoform 1 is encoded by transcript variant 1) encodes MALITNVSDYEELAKQKLPKMVYDFYAGGAEDQWTLKENKEAFSKILFRPRVLIDVSHIDMSTSILGYKISMPIMVAPTALHKLAHQEGEVASAQAAAAAGTIMTLSSWSSCSIEEVSSIAPGLRFFQLSVFKDRDIVQQLVRRAENAGYKAIAVTVDAPRLGRREADVRNRFRLPENVVLKCFEGLDLSKMDKTKGSGLAAYATSQIDSSLSWKDIKWLQTITGLPILVKGVITAEDARIAIECGVAGIIVSNHGGRQLDYLPATISCLEEVVREAKGRRVPVFLDGGIRRGTDVFKALALGASGVFIGRPVLFALAVDGRAGVRNALRMLRDELEITMALSGCASLKDITRDRVITERDMIRRSRI; translated from the exons ATGGCGTTGATCACGAATGTCTCTGACTATGAGGAGCTTGCAAAGCAGAAGCTGCCTAAGATGGTTTATGACTTCTATGCCGGGGGTGCAGAAGACCAGTGGACACTCAAGGAGAATAAGGAGGCATTCTCCAAGATTCT GTTTCGACCACGGGTGCTGATTGATGTGTCTCATATTGACATGTCTACAAGTATATTGGGTTACAAAATTTCCATGCCTATTATGGTGGCTCCCACTGCTTTGCACAAACTAGCCCACCAAGAAG GAGAGGTTGCTTCTGCCCAGGCAGCAGCTGCTGCAGGAACTATAATG ACGTTGTCTTCATGGTCATCTTGCAGCATTGAGGAAGTTAGCTCAATTGCACCAGGACTCCGTTTCTTCCAACTTTCA GTATTCAAGGATAGGGATATCGTGCAACAGCTTGTCAGAAGGGCTGAAAATGCTGGCTATAAGGCAATCGCCGTCACTGTCGACGCTCCACGCCTTGGTCGCAGGGAAGCCGATGTCAGGAACAG ATTCAGGCTGCCTGAAAATGTGGTGTTGAAGTGCTTTGAAGGACTGGATCTCAGCAAGATGGACAAG ACTAAGGGTTCAGGCCTTGCTGCTTACGCCACTAGCCAGATTGACAGCTCTCTTTCTTGGAAG GATATCAAGTGGCTACAGACGATTACCGGGCTGCCTATCTTAGTGAAAGGAGTCATAACAGCAGAAGATG CTCGAATTGCTATCGAATGCGGTGTCGCCGGCATTATCGTGTCCAACCACGGGGGCCGCCAGCTAGACTATCTTCCTGCAACCATCAGCTGCCTGGAAGAG GTTGTGAGAGAAGCGAAGGGCCGCCGTGTGCCTGTGTTCCTCGACGGCGGCATCCGCCGTGGCACTGACGTGTTCAAGGCCTTGGCGCTGGGAGCCTCAGGAGTGTTT ATTGGAAGGCCCGTACTGTTCGCCCTCGCCGTGGACGGCAGGGCAGGGGTGAGGAATGCGCTGCGGATGCTGAGGGATGAGCTCGAGATCACCATGGCGCTGAGCGGCTGCGCGTCGCTGAAAGATATCACCCGCGATCGCGTTATCACTGAGCGCGACATGATCCGTCGCTCTCGGATATAG